In a single window of the Streptomyces sp. CGMCC 4.7035 genome:
- a CDS encoding HdeD family acid-resistance protein produces the protein MTSPSDSSGSVPPRGTEPQEGPAAEGIAALANMGWQFLLTMGLATIALGVIALVWPGETLRVVGVLFGVYLLATGVFQLAAAFGTHVPRHLRVLHFITGAASILLGLVCLRGPLESVFLLALWIGFSWLLRGTLETVAAASDQTMPARGWHVAFGIIGTMAGIVMIVMPFASIATLTLVVGVMAIVVGLTEVVRAIRTRVEIGQLAAGTAPQRRPMFHARPHPQH, from the coding sequence ATGACATCTCCTTCCGATTCCTCCGGTTCCGTTCCGCCACGTGGCACAGAACCACAAGAGGGTCCTGCGGCCGAAGGCATCGCCGCCCTGGCGAACATGGGCTGGCAGTTCCTGCTCACCATGGGCCTCGCCACCATCGCCCTGGGCGTCATCGCCCTGGTCTGGCCGGGCGAGACGCTCCGCGTCGTCGGCGTGCTCTTCGGCGTCTACCTGCTGGCCACCGGTGTCTTCCAACTCGCCGCCGCCTTCGGGACCCACGTGCCCCGGCATCTTCGCGTACTGCACTTCATCACCGGCGCGGCCTCCATCCTGTTGGGACTGGTCTGCCTCCGGGGCCCCCTCGAGTCGGTCTTTCTGCTCGCCTTGTGGATCGGCTTCAGCTGGCTGCTTCGGGGCACCTTGGAGACGGTCGCGGCGGCCTCCGATCAGACCATGCCGGCGCGCGGCTGGCACGTGGCCTTCGGCATCATCGGCACCATGGCCGGCATCGTGATGATCGTCATGCCGTTCGCCTCCATCGCGACACTCACGCTGGTAGTGGGCGTCATGGCCATCGTCGTCGGTCTGACCGAAGTGGTCCGTGCCATCAGGACACGCGTCGAGATCGGCCAACTGGCTGCCGGCACGGCCCCCCAGCGGCGCCCCATGTTCCACGCACGTCCGCACCCCCAGCACTGA
- a CDS encoding diacylglycerol/lipid kinase family protein, whose protein sequence is MTENTSRPTTGARRPCLIVNPHSGGGKASRFRIAERARALGAQVFLIDHSLPQDLATVARRAVDDGADLLGVAGGDGTQALVAEVAAESGLPFVVIPAGTRNHFAMDLGLDREDPSAALEALTDGVELRVDLGYVGERAFVNNVSFGAYAALVQDPAYRDDKLGTAVRILPEFLARHEGPELVVRAGPLTVDGPDAVLVSNNPYQVDDLVGLGRRPHLDSGLLGVLAARAETPAETATRLRSGLPHGLTRLATPDDVVVYADVPALPAGLDGEAVSLPTPVRCRISPRTLRVWVPRHGRGAGPARRPPGWAAIRRVV, encoded by the coding sequence GTGACCGAGAACACGTCGCGGCCGACAACGGGGGCGCGGCGGCCCTGCCTGATCGTGAATCCGCATTCGGGGGGAGGGAAAGCAAGCCGGTTCCGGATCGCGGAACGGGCACGTGCGCTCGGAGCTCAGGTTTTCCTGATCGATCATTCCCTGCCTCAGGACCTGGCTACTGTCGCCCGACGTGCGGTGGATGACGGTGCGGATCTGCTGGGGGTGGCCGGCGGAGACGGTACGCAGGCGCTTGTCGCCGAGGTGGCCGCGGAGAGCGGCCTGCCCTTCGTGGTCATTCCGGCGGGTACCCGCAACCACTTCGCGATGGATCTCGGCCTGGATCGTGAGGACCCTTCGGCCGCGCTGGAGGCCCTCACGGATGGCGTCGAGCTGCGCGTGGATCTGGGATACGTAGGCGAGCGGGCGTTCGTCAACAACGTGTCGTTCGGTGCTTATGCCGCCCTGGTGCAGGACCCGGCTTATCGGGACGACAAGCTTGGCACGGCAGTGCGCATCCTTCCGGAATTCCTGGCCCGCCACGAGGGCCCGGAGCTGGTGGTTCGCGCCGGGCCGCTCACCGTTGACGGGCCGGATGCCGTGCTGGTGAGCAACAACCCTTACCAAGTGGATGACCTGGTCGGGCTCGGCAGGCGGCCGCACCTCGACTCCGGCCTCCTGGGAGTACTGGCCGCCAGGGCGGAGACGCCTGCCGAGACGGCCACGAGGCTGCGCAGCGGGCTACCGCACGGCCTCACCCGTCTCGCCACGCCCGACGACGTTGTCGTCTACGCCGACGTTCCGGCCCTCCCCGCCGGGCTGGACGGCGAAGCCGTCAGCCTGCCGACTCCCGTGCGGTGCCGCATCAGTCCTCGGACGCTCCGGGTATGGGTTCCCCGCCATGGTCGCGGCGCCGGGCCCGCCAGGCGACCGCCGGGCTGGGCCGCAATCCGGCGGGTGGTATGA
- a CDS encoding NAD(P)-dependent alcohol dehydrogenase, with protein MRAFQLVGWRQPPELREVPVPEPGPGQVLVKVAGAGACHSDLHIVQAPGPLPGFTNLPFTLGHENAGWVERLGPGVTGFAPKDPVIVYGSWGCGVCVNCRQGRENYCQDLGGQGPGLGGGHDGGMAEYLLVPAARYLIPLGTLDPRRAAPLSDAGLTSYHAVKRSLHLLGPGSTAVVIGAGGLGQMTIQILRVLSAATTVVAVDTDAGKLETAKRMGADEALISGDEAITRIKDMTAQQGAQLVLDMVGTDPTLRMAAQVARMLGHLTIVGLGGGALPVDFSSPPHECSVASPYWGSLTELMEVITLAQQDKIKMLVEHFPLQRANEAYQLLHDGRIQGRAVITPHV; from the coding sequence ATGCGGGCTTTTCAACTCGTCGGTTGGCGGCAACCGCCCGAGCTGCGCGAGGTGCCGGTACCCGAGCCCGGCCCGGGCCAGGTCCTGGTGAAGGTCGCGGGTGCCGGTGCCTGCCATTCCGATCTGCACATCGTGCAGGCACCCGGACCGCTGCCCGGCTTCACGAATCTCCCCTTCACGCTCGGCCACGAGAACGCGGGGTGGGTGGAGCGGTTGGGGCCGGGCGTCACCGGGTTCGCGCCCAAAGACCCTGTGATCGTCTACGGCTCCTGGGGCTGCGGGGTGTGCGTCAACTGCCGTCAGGGCCGGGAGAACTACTGCCAGGACCTCGGTGGTCAGGGCCCGGGTCTGGGCGGTGGGCACGACGGCGGCATGGCCGAGTACCTGCTCGTCCCGGCCGCGCGCTACCTGATTCCGCTCGGCACCCTCGACCCCCGTCGGGCCGCGCCGCTCAGCGATGCCGGACTGACCAGCTATCACGCTGTGAAGCGGTCGCTGCACCTGCTGGGACCGGGCTCGACCGCGGTCGTGATCGGCGCCGGCGGTCTGGGTCAGATGACTATCCAGATCCTCCGCGTGCTCAGCGCGGCGACCACCGTCGTCGCCGTGGACACCGACGCAGGCAAGCTGGAGACCGCCAAGCGCATGGGCGCCGACGAGGCTCTGATCTCGGGCGACGAGGCGATCACCCGCATCAAGGACATGACGGCGCAGCAGGGCGCTCAGCTCGTGCTGGACATGGTCGGCACAGACCCGACACTGCGGATGGCTGCTCAGGTGGCCAGAATGCTCGGCCACCTGACCATTGTCGGCCTCGGCGGCGGAGCCCTGCCCGTCGACTTCTCCAGCCCGCCGCACGAGTGCTCGGTCGCCTCGCCCTACTGGGGGTCCCTCACCGAACTGATGGAAGTGATCACCCTCGCCCAGCAGGACAAGATCAAGATGCTGGTCGAGCACTTTCCCCTGCAACGCGCCAACGAGGCTTACCAGCTCCTGCACGACGGCAGGATCCAGGGACGCGCCGTCATCACCCCTCACGTGTGA
- a CDS encoding NAD(P)/FAD-dependent oxidoreductase encodes MTLRATVAELVREFRASGRIVIVGASLAGLRAAETLREEGFTGSLTIIGDEPYEPYDRPPLSKQVLKGWVPADHTKLPRMREVDADWRLGVAATGLDRATKRVRLADGEQVPYDRLLIATGTRARQWPNPTEAALQGVHTIRSRDDAEQLQKALAEPPSRVVVIGAGFIGSEVASVCRELGIPVTVVERGSAPLVGALGGVIGEIAAQIQRDHGVDLRCGLGVSSLEGDSGGHVRRAHLSDGTTVDADVVVASLGSIRNVEWLEGSGLAAGFWGVGCDAGGRAFDINGVVTDSIYVAGDVARAPHVLYEYQFLAMEHWDNAVLGAEVAAHNMVNLEPHYRPHLLLPGFWSGQFGVNIKSVGVPPFGDEIVFTQGSVEERRFAAAYGHRGRIVAAVTFDHGKWLEYYGKLIEQSGPFPPPPPGWDQPPDMKPMPAEFPDPRVPTAVPDVVLTGHAPSERTAEFRPRRH; translated from the coding sequence ATGACCTTGCGGGCAACGGTCGCGGAGCTGGTGCGCGAGTTCAGGGCCAGCGGCCGGATCGTCATCGTGGGTGCGTCCCTGGCCGGGCTGCGGGCCGCGGAGACCCTGCGCGAGGAGGGCTTCACCGGTTCTCTGACCATCATCGGGGACGAGCCGTACGAGCCATACGACCGTCCCCCGCTGTCCAAACAGGTACTCAAGGGCTGGGTGCCGGCCGACCACACCAAGCTGCCCCGCATGCGGGAAGTGGATGCGGACTGGCGGCTCGGGGTGGCCGCCACCGGGCTGGACCGGGCCACCAAGCGGGTACGGCTGGCCGACGGTGAGCAGGTGCCGTACGACCGGTTGCTGATCGCCACGGGCACGCGTGCGCGGCAGTGGCCGAACCCGACCGAGGCCGCCCTGCAGGGGGTCCATACGATTCGCTCGCGTGATGACGCAGAGCAATTGCAGAAGGCGCTGGCCGAGCCGCCGTCGCGGGTTGTGGTCATCGGCGCCGGGTTCATCGGCTCGGAAGTGGCCTCGGTCTGCCGGGAACTCGGTATCCCGGTGACCGTCGTCGAGCGGGGTTCGGCGCCGCTGGTCGGCGCACTGGGCGGGGTGATCGGGGAGATCGCCGCGCAGATACAGCGTGATCACGGCGTGGACCTGCGCTGCGGGCTGGGCGTGTCGTCACTGGAGGGCGACTCCGGCGGGCACGTGCGGCGTGCGCATCTGTCCGACGGAACCACCGTCGACGCCGACGTGGTGGTGGCCTCGCTGGGGTCGATCCGCAACGTGGAATGGCTGGAGGGCTCCGGGCTGGCGGCCGGCTTCTGGGGTGTCGGGTGCGACGCCGGTGGTCGTGCCTTCGACATCAACGGCGTGGTGACCGACAGCATCTACGTGGCAGGGGACGTGGCGCGTGCGCCGCATGTGCTGTACGAGTACCAGTTCCTGGCGATGGAGCACTGGGACAACGCCGTTCTCGGTGCCGAGGTCGCGGCGCACAACATGGTGAACCTCGAGCCGCACTATCGTCCGCATCTGCTGCTACCGGGCTTCTGGTCCGGTCAGTTCGGCGTGAACATCAAGTCCGTCGGGGTGCCGCCTTTCGGTGATGAGATCGTCTTCACCCAGGGGTCGGTCGAGGAGCGCCGTTTCGCCGCCGCCTACGGTCACCGGGGCCGCATTGTCGCGGCCGTCACCTTCGATCACGGCAAGTGGCTGGAGTACTACGGGAAGCTGATCGAGCAATCCGGTCCTTTCCCGCCTCCGCCGCCGGGGTGGGACCAGCCGCCCGACATGAAGCCCATGCCGGCCGAGTTCCCGGACCCACGGGTCCCGACGGCGGTCCCCGACGTCGTCCTGACCGGACACGCCCCGAGCGAGCGGACGGCCGAGTTCCGGCCGCGCCGTCACTGA
- a CDS encoding APC family permease translates to MSKLTDVPKRLLIGRALRSDRLGETLLPKRIALPVFASDPLSSVAYAPGEVLLVLSIAGVSAYHFSPWIAVAVVVLMFTVVASYRQNVHAYPSGGGDYEVATTNLGPKAGLTVASALLVDYVLTVAVSIASGIENLGSAIPFVVEHKVLCAVAVVVLLTLMNLRGVKESGSLFAIPTYVFVAGVFIMIAWGAFRGLVLDDTMRAPTASYEIKAEHQGIAGFALVFLLLRAFSSGCAALTGVEAISNGVPAFRKPKSKNAATTLAMMGLLAVTMFCGIIALAMTTKVHMAENPATDLIHNGVALGSGYVQNPVISQVAEAVFGKGSFLFIVLAAATALVLFLAANTAYNGFPLLGSILAQDRYLPRQLHTRGDRLAFSNGIVLLAGAATLLIVIYGADSTRLIQLYIVGVFVSFTLSQTGMVRHWNRHLAVETDQAKRRHMVRSRAINAFGAFFTGLVLVVVLVTKFTHGAWVALLGMVIFYATMTAIRRHYDGVAEELAAPEGPSDDSVRPSRVHSVVLISKIHRPTLRALAYAKLLRTDTLEALSVNVDPAETKALKEEWERRGIDVPLKILDSPYREITRPVIEYVKSLRRESPRDAVSVIIPEYVVGHWYEHLLHNQSALRLKGRLLFTPGVMVTSVPYQLQSSEAAKLRARRRQEWSAPGAVRRGPAQERTKESSPASKG, encoded by the coding sequence GTGTCCAAACTGACCGACGTGCCCAAACGCCTCCTGATCGGGCGCGCCCTGCGCAGTGACCGGCTCGGGGAAACGCTCCTGCCGAAGCGCATCGCACTCCCCGTCTTCGCCTCCGACCCGCTCTCCTCCGTGGCCTACGCGCCCGGAGAAGTGCTGCTGGTGCTGTCCATCGCGGGCGTGTCGGCCTACCACTTCAGCCCCTGGATCGCGGTCGCGGTCGTCGTGCTGATGTTCACGGTGGTCGCCTCCTACCGGCAGAACGTGCACGCGTATCCGAGCGGCGGCGGCGACTACGAGGTGGCGACCACCAACCTCGGTCCCAAGGCCGGCCTCACCGTCGCCAGCGCCCTGCTCGTCGACTACGTGCTCACGGTCGCCGTGTCGATCGCCTCCGGCATCGAGAACCTCGGCTCCGCGATCCCCTTCGTCGTCGAGCACAAGGTGCTCTGCGCGGTCGCCGTGGTCGTGCTGCTCACGCTGATGAACCTGCGCGGCGTCAAGGAGTCCGGCTCCCTGTTCGCGATCCCGACGTACGTCTTCGTCGCGGGCGTCTTCATCATGATCGCGTGGGGCGCTTTCCGCGGGCTGGTCCTCGACGACACCATGCGGGCGCCGACGGCCTCGTACGAGATCAAGGCCGAGCACCAGGGCATAGCGGGCTTCGCGCTGGTCTTCCTGCTGCTGCGCGCCTTCTCCTCCGGCTGCGCGGCGCTCACCGGCGTCGAGGCGATCTCCAACGGTGTCCCGGCCTTCCGCAAGCCCAAGTCGAAGAACGCGGCGACCACGCTCGCGATGATGGGCCTGCTCGCCGTCACCATGTTCTGCGGCATCATCGCCCTCGCCATGACGACCAAGGTCCACATGGCCGAGAACCCGGCCACCGACCTGATCCACAACGGCGTCGCACTCGGCTCCGGCTATGTCCAGAACCCGGTGATCTCGCAGGTCGCCGAGGCCGTCTTCGGCAAGGGCAGCTTCCTGTTCATCGTGCTGGCCGCGGCCACCGCGCTGGTGCTGTTCCTCGCCGCGAACACCGCGTACAACGGCTTCCCGCTGCTGGGCTCGATCCTCGCCCAGGACCGCTATCTGCCGCGCCAGCTGCACACCCGCGGCGACCGCCTCGCCTTCTCCAACGGCATCGTGCTGCTCGCCGGCGCGGCGACCCTGCTGATCGTCATCTACGGTGCCGACTCGACCCGGCTGATCCAGCTCTACATCGTCGGCGTCTTCGTGTCCTTCACGCTGAGCCAGACCGGCATGGTCCGCCACTGGAACCGCCACCTGGCCGTCGAGACGGACCAGGCCAAGCGCCGCCACATGGTGCGCTCGCGCGCCATCAACGCCTTCGGCGCCTTCTTCACCGGCCTCGTCCTGGTCGTCGTCCTGGTCACGAAGTTCACGCACGGCGCCTGGGTCGCCCTGCTCGGCATGGTCATCTTCTACGCGACGATGACCGCGATCCGCCGCCACTACGACGGCGTGGCCGAGGAACTCGCCGCCCCCGAGGGCCCGAGCGACGACAGCGTGCGCCCCTCGCGGGTCCACTCGGTCGTCCTCATCTCCAAGATCCACCGTCCTACCCTGCGTGCCCTGGCCTACGCCAAGCTGCTGCGCACGGACACCCTGGAGGCGCTGAGCGTCAACGTCGACCCGGCGGAGACGAAGGCGCTGAAGGAAGAGTGGGAGCGGCGCGGCATCGACGTACCGCTCAAGATCCTCGACTCGCCGTACCGCGAGATCACGCGCCCGGTGATCGAGTACGTGAAGAGCCTGCGCCGCGAGTCCCCGCGCGACGCCGTGTCCGTGATCATCCCCGAGTACGTGGTGGGCCACTGGTACGAGCATCTGCTGCACAACCAGAGCGCGCTGCGGCTGAAGGGACGGCTGCTGTTCACGCCGGGCGTCATGGTGACCTCGGTGCCCTACCAGCTGCAGTCCTCGGAGGCGGCGAAGCTCCGGGCCCGCAGGCGGCAGGAGTGGAGCGCGCCGGGTGCGGTGCGGCGTGGACCGGCTCAGGAGCGGACGAAGGAGTCGTCGCCCGCCTCGAAGGGCTGA
- a CDS encoding potassium channel family protein — translation MHIVIMGCGRVGSALAQTLEQQGHTVAVIDQDPTAFRRLGSGFGGRRVTGVGFDQDTLREAGIEEAGAFAAVSSGDNSNIIAARVAREMFGIENVAARIYDPRRAEVYQRLGIPTVATVRWTADQMLRRLLPSGAEPLWRDPTGGVQLAEVHASPNWVGHKISRLQDETGVRVAFLTRLGETMLPTSQTVLQEGDLVHVMMRTDDVAKVESAFAMGPEEESGH, via the coding sequence GTGCACATCGTCATCATGGGCTGCGGAAGAGTGGGCTCCGCTCTTGCCCAGACCCTGGAGCAACAGGGGCATACGGTCGCCGTGATCGACCAGGACCCCACCGCCTTCCGACGACTGGGCTCGGGCTTCGGCGGCCGTCGTGTCACGGGAGTCGGCTTCGACCAGGACACCCTGCGCGAGGCGGGCATCGAGGAGGCCGGCGCCTTCGCCGCCGTCTCCAGCGGTGACAACTCGAACATCATCGCCGCACGCGTGGCCCGCGAGATGTTCGGCATCGAGAACGTCGCGGCCCGCATCTACGACCCCCGCCGTGCCGAGGTCTACCAGCGGCTCGGCATCCCGACCGTCGCCACGGTCCGCTGGACGGCGGACCAGATGCTGCGTCGTCTGCTGCCGTCCGGCGCCGAGCCGCTGTGGCGCGACCCCACCGGTGGCGTCCAGCTCGCCGAGGTGCACGCCTCGCCGAACTGGGTCGGTCACAAGATCAGCCGGCTTCAGGACGAGACCGGCGTGCGCGTGGCGTTCCTCACCCGGCTGGGCGAGACGATGCTGCCCACCTCGCAGACGGTGCTGCAGGAGGGCGACCTGGTGCACGTGATGATGCGGACGGACGACGTCGCGAAGGTCGAGTCGGCGTTCGCCATGGGGCCTGAAGAGGAGAGCGGTCACTGA
- a CDS encoding AI-2E family transporter: MATRPVPVRTILATIGLVLATYVVLELVVQARRVLIWSVIAVFLAVSLHPAVEALQRRVPRCRRSVATLLVFLAAAAAVGAVIALFVIPLAQEGSRFAGRLPAMIRDAQAGRGPVGNLLERTHALQYVQQHQAQIRAFATGLGTPALKFIRGAVSTTAGIVTIFVLAYLMVLEGPKAIDRSLALVDKAPAARIRRVGAACARTVNGYLTGNLLISVICGLLTYVVLLVSGVPFAGLLALFVAVTDLIPLVGATIGAVVASAVAFVHSLPAGIGAIIFFIVYQQAENHLLQPVILSRTVKLNPLTVLLATLIAADVAGILGALLAIPVTGIIQVVLGDIWAHRDGRPLGLPTRTDNSPENADRAKDR; this comes from the coding sequence ATGGCGACGCGTCCGGTTCCGGTGCGAACCATCCTCGCCACGATCGGTCTGGTGCTCGCCACCTACGTCGTACTTGAGCTGGTGGTCCAGGCTCGCCGGGTCTTGATCTGGTCGGTCATCGCGGTGTTCTTGGCCGTCTCACTTCATCCGGCGGTCGAAGCGCTGCAGCGACGGGTGCCGCGGTGCCGACGGTCGGTGGCCACCTTGCTGGTCTTCCTGGCTGCGGCCGCGGCCGTCGGCGCGGTGATCGCCCTGTTCGTCATCCCCCTGGCCCAGGAGGGAAGCCGGTTCGCCGGTCGCCTGCCCGCGATGATCAGGGACGCCCAGGCCGGCCGCGGGCCAGTCGGCAACCTGCTGGAACGGACGCACGCTCTGCAGTATGTCCAGCAACATCAGGCACAGATCCGCGCGTTCGCCACCGGACTGGGCACGCCCGCCTTGAAGTTCATCCGCGGTGCCGTGAGCACCACGGCAGGCATTGTCACCATTTTCGTGCTGGCCTATCTGATGGTGCTGGAGGGCCCCAAGGCCATAGACCGGTCCCTGGCCCTCGTGGACAAGGCGCCCGCGGCCCGCATACGCCGCGTCGGAGCCGCATGCGCCCGTACCGTCAACGGCTATCTGACAGGGAACTTGCTGATCAGCGTCATCTGCGGGCTTCTGACCTACGTCGTGCTGCTGGTTTCCGGAGTGCCGTTCGCCGGCCTGCTGGCCCTCTTCGTCGCCGTGACCGACCTCATTCCCCTGGTGGGAGCCACCATAGGAGCTGTCGTCGCCTCCGCAGTGGCGTTCGTCCACTCCCTGCCGGCCGGCATCGGAGCCATCATCTTCTTCATCGTCTATCAGCAGGCCGAGAACCACCTCCTGCAACCGGTCATCCTGTCTCGGACGGTGAAACTCAACCCACTTACCGTGCTGCTGGCCACCCTGATCGCCGCCGATGTCGCCGGGATCCTCGGTGCCCTGCTAGCGATTCCTGTCACCGGCATCATCCAGGTCGTCCTCGGTGACATCTGGGCTCACCGCGACGGTCGGCCACTGGGGCTGCCGACACGGACAGACAACAGCCCCGAGAACGCCGACCGGGCGAAAGATCGTTGA
- a CDS encoding cytochrome P450 — protein sequence MVEETPWQQALRYANRANPYPFYEELRKTPVARQPDGTYVVSTYREIVALLHDPRVSSDPRKCPVPAGAQAEGSGESVAEPIREVLTEPNIITCDPPEHDRDRRMMMPHFVGPPQAPHLISGLEPEIRRIVDGLLDNMKGKTRIDAVDDFAYPLPVTVICKVLGVPLEDERRFHHWIETALDALDFGPEAASEEIRSRQAGGRQAVQEFGQFAADLLDRYAQQPGPGMLSALVNEDGPEGRMPKGVLASNALLLIFAGHETTVNLIAHSVLTLLRHPDALEKLSRRPELIVPAVEELLRFESSVQFWHTRSALEDIDIAGITIPKGAPIFLAYGSANRDPERFTDPDDLDLERRDNQHLGFSQGIHFCFGAPLARLEVQIAVGEFVRRVQNPRLVEDPPPYRHNQIFRGPRHVLVDIDGIRD from the coding sequence GTGGTCGAGGAAACCCCCTGGCAGCAGGCCCTGCGCTACGCCAACCGCGCCAATCCGTACCCGTTCTACGAGGAACTGCGCAAGACACCGGTGGCGCGGCAGCCGGACGGAACCTATGTCGTCAGCACCTACCGGGAGATCGTGGCGCTGCTGCATGACCCTCGGGTCAGTTCGGATCCACGGAAGTGTCCCGTCCCGGCCGGGGCCCAGGCGGAGGGCTCGGGGGAGTCGGTGGCCGAGCCGATCAGGGAGGTGCTGACCGAACCGAACATCATCACCTGCGATCCGCCCGAGCACGACCGGGATCGTCGCATGATGATGCCGCATTTCGTCGGCCCGCCCCAAGCGCCTCATCTGATCTCCGGCCTGGAGCCCGAGATCCGCCGCATCGTCGACGGCCTCCTTGACAACATGAAGGGCAAGACCAGGATCGATGCCGTCGACGACTTCGCCTACCCCTTGCCGGTGACGGTGATCTGCAAGGTTCTGGGCGTGCCGCTGGAGGACGAGCGACGCTTCCACCACTGGATCGAGACGGCCCTCGACGCTTTGGACTTCGGTCCCGAGGCCGCCTCCGAAGAGATCCGCAGCCGGCAGGCCGGGGGGCGGCAGGCCGTGCAGGAGTTCGGGCAGTTCGCAGCCGATCTGCTCGACCGGTACGCCCAGCAGCCCGGCCCGGGCATGCTCTCGGCACTGGTGAACGAGGACGGCCCGGAGGGACGAATGCCCAAGGGCGTGCTCGCGAGCAACGCCCTGCTCCTGATCTTCGCCGGACACGAAACCACGGTCAACCTCATCGCCCACAGCGTGCTCACCCTGCTGCGTCACCCAGACGCGCTCGAGAAGCTGAGCCGCCGGCCCGAACTGATCGTGCCCGCGGTGGAGGAGCTGCTGCGCTTCGAGTCGTCGGTACAGTTCTGGCACACCCGCTCCGCCCTGGAAGACATCGACATCGCCGGCATCACCATCCCGAAGGGGGCGCCGATCTTCCTGGCGTACGGCTCGGCGAACCGCGACCCGGAACGGTTCACCGACCCCGACGATCTCGACCTCGAGCGCCGCGACAACCAGCACCTGGGATTCAGCCAGGGCATCCACTTCTGCTTCGGCGCCCCGCTCGCGCGACTCGAGGTCCAGATCGCGGTCGGCGAGTTCGTCCGCCGGGTGCAGAACCCCCGGCTGGTCGAGGACCCGCCGCCGTACCGGCACAACCAGATCTTCCGCGGACCGCGACACGTCCTCGTCGACATCGACGGCATCCGCGACTGA
- a CDS encoding ferredoxin has translation MRIVVDLNRCQGYAQCVYLAHEVFRLNGQEALTYEPNPDDERRLQVERAAAACPVQAIVIARVDGAEGSATS, from the coding sequence ATGCGGATCGTCGTGGACCTGAATCGCTGCCAGGGATACGCACAGTGCGTGTATCTGGCGCACGAGGTCTTCAGATTGAACGGTCAGGAGGCGCTCACCTATGAGCCGAACCCGGATGACGAGCGGCGCCTTCAGGTTGAGCGAGCCGCTGCGGCGTGCCCGGTGCAGGCGATCGTGATCGCCCGCGTGGACGGCGCGGAGGGGAGTGCGACGTCATGA
- a CDS encoding class I SAM-dependent RNA methyltransferase, with translation MQAEPKKSLVGEEYEVEIGPVAHGGHCVARTDDGQVLFVRHALPGERVVARVTEGEEGARFLRADAVRVLEASKDRIEAPCRYAGPGRCGGCDWQHAKPGAQRRLKGEVVAEQLMRLAGLTPEEAGWDGTVVPAEGDKLPAGEVPQWRTRVQYAVDPSGRAGLRRHRSHEVEPIDHCMIAAEGVSELGIEKRDWTGMDSVEAIAATGSQDRQVILTPKPGARLPLVELDRPVSVLRVDEKSGGVHRVHGRPFVRERADGRTHRVGNGGFWQVHPKAADTLVTAVMQGLLPRKGETALDLYCGVGLFAGALADRVGEKGAVLGIESGKRAVEDARHNLADFDRVRIEQGKVESVLPRTGITEVDLIVLDPPRSGAGRTTVAHLSSLGARRIAYVACDPAALARDLAYFRDGGYRVRTLRAFDLFPMTHHVECVAILEPAVKSL, from the coding sequence ATGCAGGCAGAACCGAAGAAGTCGCTGGTGGGGGAGGAGTACGAGGTCGAGATCGGCCCCGTCGCCCACGGCGGTCACTGCGTCGCCCGTACCGACGACGGCCAGGTCCTCTTCGTCCGGCACGCGCTGCCCGGAGAGCGGGTCGTGGCGCGGGTGACGGAGGGCGAGGAGGGAGCCCGCTTCCTGCGCGCGGACGCGGTACGGGTGCTTGAGGCCTCGAAGGACCGCATCGAGGCACCCTGCCGGTACGCGGGCCCCGGCCGCTGCGGGGGCTGCGACTGGCAGCACGCGAAGCCGGGGGCCCAGCGCAGGCTGAAGGGCGAGGTGGTCGCCGAGCAGCTGATGCGGCTCGCGGGCCTCACGCCCGAGGAGGCGGGCTGGGACGGCACGGTGGTGCCGGCCGAGGGCGACAAGCTGCCGGCGGGCGAGGTGCCGCAGTGGCGTACGCGGGTGCAGTACGCGGTGGATCCCTCCGGCCGTGCGGGACTGCGCAGGCACCGCTCGCACGAGGTGGAGCCGATCGACCACTGCATGATCGCGGCCGAGGGCGTCAGCGAACTGGGCATCGAGAAGCGCGACTGGACGGGCATGGACTCCGTCGAGGCGATCGCGGCGACAGGTTCGCAGGACCGCCAGGTGATCCTGACGCCGAAGCCGGGCGCGCGGCTGCCGCTGGTGGAGCTGGACCGGCCGGTCTCGGTGCTGCGGGTGGACGAGAAGTCGGGCGGGGTGCACCGCGTCCACGGCCGCCCCTTCGTCCGCGAGCGCGCCGACGGCCGTACGCACCGCGTGGGCAACGGCGGCTTCTGGCAGGTCCACCCGAAGGCGGCGGACACGCTGGTGACGGCGGTGATGCAGGGCCTGCTGCCGCGCAAGGGCGAGACGGCTCTCGACCTCTACTGCGGCGTCGGCCTCTTCGCGGGCGCGCTCGCCGACCGGGTCGGCGAGAAGGGCGCGGTGCTGGGCATCGAATCCGGCAAGCGCGCGGTGGAGGACGCCCGGCACAACCTGGCCGACTTCGACCGCGTCCGCATCGAACAGGGCAAGGTCGAGTCCGTGCTGCCCCGGACGGGCATCACGGAGGTCGACCTGATCGTCCTGGACCCGCCGCGGTCGGGGGCGGGCCGGACCACGGTGGCGCACCTGTCGTCGCTGGGCGCCCGGAGAATCGCGTACGTGGCCTGCGATCCGGCCGCGCTGGCGCGGGACTTGGCGTACTTCCGGGACGGTGGGTATCGGGTGCGGACGCTGCGGGCGTTCGATCTGTTTCCGATGACGCATCATGTGGAGTGCGTGGCGATTCTTGAGCCTGCCGTGAAGAGCCTCTGA